One Salvia miltiorrhiza cultivar Shanhuang (shh) chromosome 6, IMPLAD_Smil_shh, whole genome shotgun sequence genomic window, TCAACAAGACGGTGCGAGTGCGTTCTTTTCAAGTTGGAGATTTGGTCCTCGCTGTGAGGAGGCCAATCGTTGTCACTCATCGTGTTGGAAACAAATTCGTATCAAGGTGGGATGGCCCATATGTTGTCAAGGAAGTCTACACAAACGGAGCATACAGGCTTCTTTCTGATGACAACGTCAGAGTTGGGCCTATCAACGGCAAGTTCCTGAAACGTTACTATCCTTGAAAGGTGgtagaagttgaagcatgtacatatgtatatagttaaaaaaaaaaaaaaaaaaagccaaaaaaaatggaaagcatgaaaagccaaaaaaaaaatatagaaaagcAGAAAACGCCAAAAAATGAGTCAGATGAAGAAaagcaacaaaatggagtgtatgaagacaactccttgacgcacgagcctaaactgcatgttactcctggcccgcatgagtataaactgtgcacggcacccaatctcaaacacttgttgatcctatgaactacgttttgacttgatccctttcaaaagggtacgtaggcagcttagataatttctaagttcagtcataagttgtgtttgactcttttcaatttatatcatcaagttatgatttaagttgattatgtgaaacCAAAAGACGTTTCAttccaaaatagcaaaaaaatcaagtcatcaaaagaagcacaagcatcgggagaagatgtcaaaatatccatGACAAACCAAATGAGAATCATCAAAAGAGGAATGATAAAAATGCAATATACTAAGCAAAAGGGTCTTGATCTCTCAAAATCTGCTGCATAGACTCTAGTGAAAGCTTCAAGGCTTCCAAATTCTTCAAGACCTCATCATTTCTCGAAGCCTCCTCAAGCTTGGCCAGGTCTTCCTTGAGTACCTTGACCTCACCACGAGTAGTCTTGAGTATCAGGCTTCGCTGCTCCAAAGACACCAACAATTCTTTCTTGCGTTTCTCCAACTCATCAAGATCCGCTTTTAAAGCATCACAATTCGCAGCATCCTTCTTCTCTTTGGCAAACTTCTCTTGAAGGCAAACCTTGACCTCTCGAACTTTGAGtgtgtggccttcattgatctCATGAGAAGCCGACCTTACTTTATCAAAAGTGGTGGCTTTGGAGAATAGTTCATCAATACTATCTTCAAGGTTGGAAAGGTCAAGACCACAAATAATCTTCATACGGGAAAGGCCACTCCGTATCTCGTCTTCAAGCACCGATAGAAACTCGACTTTGGTTCTCTCAACCTTGTCACGAAGCTTTCCCCAGATGATCCTGCAGCACGACTTGAGTTCATCATCGATCATGCGTGTGGCATTGAACTCGGAAGGCGCCCCACATGATGGCATTGGTCGGGGGCGGGATTGTTTAGCAAGACAAGGAATCTCGTTTGACTTATTGGATTCAATGGATACACAGTCGATTGGTGAGCCCTTCTCAAGATTATTTCCAAACACTTCTTTCAAAGTCTACAAAAGGGCAAGAAGAAGATGCAATTAGAATgtgaaattatatattaatacgAAAAGAAGATAAGAGATGAGGAAAGACCTTATTCACATCGGCATCCACTAGAGTTGGCTCTTCCTCAACGTGACCATCGGCCGGTTTTGAGGACCCCGCaattctcttctttttccaATTACGCTCAGAATTGCTACTACCAGAATCAGCTATGAGGGTGGTAGAGACGACCTTCCTCTTTCCATCTTTGGAGTTGATTGCTTCTTCCTGATCTTTTCTTTTAAAAGTGATATGAGCCGGAGAAGAGATTTTGTTTTCAGAAGAAAATCTGTACGTCATATCCCACCAAGTCTTGTAGTCGACTGAACAATGTATCTTCATGTCCAAAGAAGATCGGGGAAAACATGCCCTTGATCGCGATCTGTGCAGCAAACACATGCGCCAAAGGTTGAGACCTTCTTCCAGAGATGTCCTTCGAATGTTCTGAGTAAGGCTGCTGGGTACGATTTGGTAATAGCTAAATTGACGGCTGAAGCGGTGAGGACCATAAGACTCCACGATGAAGTGGTCATCCAGCCGGCGAACCAAAAAACTCGAGCGAATAGCCATGAAGAAGCATTGCTCAATCTCTCTTGTATTTTCACCATCGACATAGAAAATGTCATCTTCCTTGGTGAATGTGGTACAATTCCAACGAATCGAGTTGTACGACTGAATTCGTTCGCGGCACGCAACAGGCAGATAATACTTCGCAGCTCCTTCGCCTGAGTATAGAGTCATCCTGGCGACACCAAGGCTTCTTGGAAGGGGAATGTGAGTATTGAAATAGAGCGCTATCCAACCATATATGAAATGAAAGGGTAGCGTCACCGGGACAAGAGAAGGCTCCATAGAATTAGAGATAGTGTTCAACCCTTTGTAGATGCTGGCTAGAACTGGAGCTGTAAGGGCAACTTTCTGTTTGCACGCCATCAAACTTGCCATTTTGAAAGAGGTTGGTCTAATCGACATGGCGTCACCATCTGGAAAAACAAAGATACACAACCAGCAAGCTATATGAGCTGCCAAGTACATAGTGGTGTGATACTTGTCACTAGCATCAAGCTCGATGAATGGAGCCCTTTCTTCAGAAGACCATGATTGATGCACTTCAAATGAACCACTCGGATTATGAGTCGATTTGGGGCGTTGAGATTTCTTTGCCCTGCGAGCAGGAGGATGAGAATACTTTGAAGCTTTCTTCGACCAAAATTTGATCCATTCATCGATAGAAACTGAGCTCTTAGGATCCTTGCCATCACGATGCTTAAGAGAATAGTAAGCAGAGAGTAAATATCTACAACTCAAGGGAATGAACGGGTTGCCAAACTGATCTTTGCCAAGAATCTCTTTCGCGCAGGGTACAACCTCATCATACAGTGTCCCGGTACACGGAAGCCCTGATAGATACTGTAAATCCCATAGAGAAATAGACATCTCGCCAGATGAAGTGAGAATGGTGTTCGTCGCAGGACACCAAGCTTCACAGAATGCTTTAACCATCTCGGGCTGGCAATCATAAGTGAAAAAAGAGGCATAAACTGCATCATAGATACCAACAACTCGGAGTTCATTCCCGCAGCGGCTAAGGATATCTTCAGTCCACTCCCAATAGCCTTCAAAGAAATGAAATTCCCCACGAAAGCTTGTAACCCTTCCCCATTTGGCATCTTTATCAATGATCCTTCGCCTCAAAGTCAATAGAAAATTGGACTCCTCGCTTTGCCAAGGACGGGCCGGATGCAA contains:
- the LOC130988524 gene encoding uncharacterized protein LOC130988524, which translates into the protein MQIKFLSLDVLLPCSVTMVVFKDIVVNGQDYLLILSDDEQETEMGTHLRVFPALIGHYVKPWPKLLNSLYQSEWTSEISLNKASKAHTLHPARPWQSEESNFLLTLRRRIIDKDAKWGRVTSFRGEFHFFEGYWEWTEDILSRCGNELRVVGIYDAVYASFFTYDCQPEMVKAFCEAWCPATNTILTSSGEMSISLWDLQYLSGLPCTGTLYDEVVPCAKEILGKDQFGNPFIPLSCRYLLSAYYSLKHRDGKDPKSSVSIDEWIKFWSKKASKYSHPPARRAKKSQRPKSTHNPSGSFEVHQSWSSEERAPFIELDASDKYHTTMYLAAHIACWLCIFVFPDGDAMSIRPTSFKMASLMACKQKVALTAPVLASIYKGLNTISNSMEPSLVPVTLPFHFIYGWIALYFNTHIPLPRSLGVARMTLYSGEGAAKYYLPVACRERIQSYNSIRWNCTTFTKEDDIFYVDGENTREIEQCFFMAIRSSFLVRRLDDHFIVESYGPHRFSRQFSYYQIVPSSLTQNIRRTSLEEGLNLWRMCLLHRSRSRACFPRSSLDMKIHCSVDYKTWWDMTYRFSSENKISSPAHITFKRKDQEEAINSKDGKRKVVSTTLIADSGSSNSERNWKKKRIAGSSKPADGHVEEEPTLVDADVNKTLKEVFGNNLEKGSPIDCVSIESNKSNEIPCLAKQSRPRPMPSCGAPSEFNATRMIDDELKSCCRIIWGKLRDKVERTKVEFLSVLEDEIRSGLSRMKIICGLDLSNLEDSIDELFSKATTFDKVRSASHEINEGHTLKVREVKVCLQEKFAKEKKDAANCDALKADLDELEKRKKELLVSLEQRSLILKTTRGEVKVLKEDLAKLEEASRNDEVLKNLEALKLSLESMQQILRDQDPFA